One Canis lupus familiaris isolate Mischka breed German Shepherd chromosome 20, alternate assembly UU_Cfam_GSD_1.0, whole genome shotgun sequence genomic region harbors:
- the KISS1R gene encoding kiSS-1 receptor (The RefSeq protein has 2 substitutions compared to this genomic sequence) has translation MRAAAATAAPNASWWALANATGCPDCGANASDDRAPELRLLDAWLVPLFFAALMLLGLAGNSLVLFVICRHKQMRTVTNFYIANLAATDVTFLLCCVPFTALLYPLPAWVLGDFMCKFVNYMQQVSVQATCATLTAMSVDRWYVTVFPLRALHRRTPRLALAVSLGIWVGSATVSAPVLALHRLSPGPRTYCSEAFPSPALERAFALYNLLALYLLPLAATCACYGAMLRHLGRTAARPAATDSALQGQLLAERAGAVRARVSRLVAAVVLLFAACWGPIQLFLVLQALRPAGAWHPRSYAAYALKIWAHCMSYSNSALNPLLYAFLGSHFRQAFRGVCPCAPRRPLVPPRPARGAARPGPWARPSPRRAGEQSERPQGALG, from the exons ATGCGTGCCGCGGCGGCCACGGCGGCCCCCAACGCGTCCTGGTGGGCGCTGGCCAACGCCACGGGCTGCCCAGACTGCGGCGCCAATGCCTCGGACGACAGGGCCCCGGAGCTGCGGCTGCTGGACGCCTGGCTCGTGCCCCTCTTCTTCGCCGCGCTGATGCTGCTCGGCCTGGCAGGGAACTCTCTGGTCCTTTTCGTCATCTGCCGCCACAAGCAGATGCGGACGGTGACCAACTTTTACATAG CCAACTTGGCGGCCACGGACGTGACCTTCCTGCTGTGCTGCGTGCCCTTCACGGCCTTGCTCTACCCGCTGCCCGCCTGGGTGCTGGGCGACTTCATGTGCAAGTTCGTCAACTACATGCAGCAG GTCTCGGTGCAGGCCACGTGCGCCACCCTGACGGCCATGAGCGTGGACCGCTGGTACGTGACCGTGTTCCCGCTGCGCGCCCTGCACCGCCGCACGCCCCGCCTGGCTCTGGCGGTCAGCCTCGGCATCTGGGTGG GCTCCGCGACGGTGTCCGCGCCCGTGCTGGCTCTGCACCGCCTCTCGCCGGGGCCCCGCACCTACTGCAGTGAGGCCTTCCCCAGCCGGGCCCTGGAGCGCGCCTTCGCGCTCTACAACCTGTTGGCGCTCTACCTGCTGCCGCTGGCCGCCACCTGTGCCTGCTACGGGGCCATGCTGCGCCACCTGGGCCGCACCGCCGCGCGCCCGGCGGCCGCCGACAGCGCCCTGCAG GGGCAGCTGCTGGCAGAGCGGGCGGGCGCCGTGCGCGCCCGGGTCTCACGGCTGGTGGCCGCCGTGGTCCTGCTCTTCGCCGCCTGCTGGGGCCCCATCCAGCTGTTCCTGGTGCTGCAGGCGCTGCGCCCCGCCGGCGCCTGGCACCCGCGCAGCTACGCGGCTTACGCGCTCAAGATCTGGGCGCACTGCATGTCCTACAGCAACTCGGCGCTGAACCCGCTGCTCTACGCCTTCCTGGGCTCGCACTTCCGCCAGGCCTTCCGCGGGGTCTGCCCCTGCGCCCCTCGGCGGCCCCtcgtccccccccgccccgcccgcggagCTGCAcggcctgggccctgggcgcGCCCCAGCCCCCGCCGCGCCGGGGAGCAGAGCGAGCGTCCCCAGGGCGCCCTGGGGTAG
- the R3HDM4 gene encoding R3H domain-containing protein 4, giving the protein MVALENPEGSSEEAAAAVGSPPGGRRTLPLPGCLPALAGSQVKRLSASKRKQHFINQAVRNSDLVPKAKGRKSLQRLENTQYLLTLLETDGGTAGLDDGDLAPPAAPGIFAEACSNETYVEVWNDFMNRSGEEQERVLRYLEDEGKSKARRRGPGRGEDRRREDPAYTPRDCFQRISRRLRAVLKRSRIPMATLETWEERLLRFFSVSPQAVYTAMLDNSFERLLLHAVCQYMDLISASADLEGKRQMRVSNRHLDFLPPGLLLSAYLEQRS; this is encoded by the exons ATGGTCGCGCTGGAGAACCCGGAGGGCAGCtcggaggaggcggcggcggcggtgggaAGCCCCCCGGGCGGGCGGCGGACGCT GCCCCTTCCGGGCTGCCTGCCCGCTCTGGCTGGCTCCCAGGTGAAGAGGCTGTCAGCCTCCAAGCGGAAGCAGCACTTCATCAACCAGGCTGTGCGGAACTCAGACCTCGTGCCCAAGGCCAAGGGGCGGAAGAGCCTCCAGCGCCTAGAGAACA CCCAGTACCTCCTAACCCTGCTGGAGACAGACGGGGGCACAGCTGGCCTGGACGATGGGGACCTGGCCCCCCCGGCAGCACCCGGCATCTTCGCAGAGGCCTGCAGCAATGAGACCTACGTGGAG GTCTGGAATGACTTCATGAACCGCTCCGGGGAGGAGCAGGAAAGGGTTCTCCGCTACCTGGAGGATGAGGGCAAGAGCAAGGCGCGGAGGAGGGGGCCTGGCCGCGGGGAGGACCGCAGGAGAG AGGACCCAGCCTACACGCCCCGCGACTGCTTCCAGCGCATCAGCCGGCGTCTGAGAGCCGTCCTCAAGCGGAGCCGCATCCCCATG GCAACGCTGGAGACCTGGGAGGAGCGGTTGCTGAGGTTCTTTTCTGTGTCCCCCCAGGCCGTGTACACGGCCATGCTGGACAACAG CTTTGAGCGGCTCCTGCTTCACGCCGTCTGCCAGTACATGGACCTCATCTCAGCCA GCGCGGACCTGGAAGGCAAGAGGCAGATGAGGGTCAGCAACCGGCACCTGGACTTCCTGCCGCCCGGGCTGCTCCTGTCCGCGTACCTGGAGCAGCGGAGCTGA
- the MED16 gene encoding mediator of RNA polymerase II transcription subunit 16 — translation MDLAYVCEWERWPKSTHCPSVPLACAWSCRNLIAFTTDLRNDDQDLTRMIHILDTEHPWDVHSVNSEHSEAITCLEWDQSGSRLLSADADGQIKCWSMADHLANSWESHVGSLVEGDPIVALSWLHNGVKLALHVEKSGASSFGEKFSRVKFSPSLTLFGGKPMEGWIAVTVSGLVTVSLLKPSGQVLTSTESLCRLRGRVALADIAFTGGGNIVVATADGSSASPVQFYKVCVSVVSEKCRIDTEILPSLFMRCTTDLNRKDKFPAITHLKFLARDMSEQVLLCASSQTSSIVECWSLRKEGLPVNNVFQQISPVVGDKQPMILKWRILSATNDLDRVSAVALPKLPISLTNTDLKVASDTQFYPGLGLALAFHDGSVHIVHRLSLQSMAVFYSSAAPRAADEPAIKRPRTAGPAVHFKAMQLSWTSLALVGIDNHGKLSMLRISPSMGHTLDVSLALRHLLFLLEYCMVTGYDWWDTLLHVQPGMVQSLVEKLHEEYTRQNAALQQVLSTRILAMKASLCKLSPCTVARVCDYHAKLFLVAVSSTLKSLLRPHFLNTPDKSPGDRLTEVCTKITDADIDKVMINLKTEEFVLDMNTLQALQQLLQWVGDFVLYLLASLPNQGSPLRPGHSFLRDGTSLGMLRELMVVIRIWGLLKPSCLPVYTATSDTQDSMSLLFRLLTKLWICCRDEGPTSEPDEALVDECCLLPSQLLIPSLDWLPVSDGLVSRLQPKQPLRLHFGKAPTLPTSASTLQLDGLIRAPGQPKIDHLRRLHLGAYPTEECKTCTRCGCVTMLRSPNKTTAVKQWEQRWIKNCVCGGLWRRVPLSYP, via the exons ATGGATCTGGCCTACGTGTGCGAGTGGGAGAGGTGGCCCAAGAGTACCCACTGCCCGTCAGTGCCCCTGGCCTGTGCCTGGTCCTGCCGCAACCTCATCGCCTTCACCACTGACCTGCGGAACGACGACCAGG ACCTCACCCGCATGATCCACATCCTGGACACGGAACACCCCTGGGATGTGCACTCCGTCAACTCAGAGCACAGCGAGGCTATCACCTGCCTCGAGTGGGACCAGTCAG GCTCCCGGCTCCTGTCGGCTGATGCTGACGGGCAGATCAAGTGCTGGAGCATGGCGGACCACCTGGCCAACAGCTGGGAAAGCCACGTGGGCAGCCTGGTGGAGGGTGACCCCATCGTGGCCCTGTCCTGGCTGCACAATGGCGTGAAGTTGGCGCTGCACGTGGAAAAG tCAGGGGCCTCCAGCTTTGGTGAGAAATTTTCCCGCGTCAAATTCTCGCCATCCCTCACGCTGTTTGGCGGCAAGCCTATGGAGGGCTGGATCGCCGTGACCGTCAGCGGCCTGGTCACCGTGTCCCTGCTCAAGCCCAGCGGGCAGGTGCTAACGTCAACGGAGAGTCTGTGCCGGCTGCGCGGCCGTGTGGCCCTGGCTGACATCGCCTTCACGGGTGGTGGCAACATCGTGGTGGCCACTGCGGACGGCAGCAGCGCCTCCCCCGTGCAGTTCTACAAGGTGTGCGTGAGCGTGGTCAGCGAGAAGTGCCGCATCGACACCGAGATCCTCCCGTCGCTCTTCATGCGCTGCACCACGGACCTCAACCGCAAGGACAAGTTCCCCGCCATCACCCACCTCAAGTTCCTGGCCCGCGACATGTCGGAGCAG gtgctcctgtgtgCGTCCAGCCAGACAAGCAGCATCGTGGAGTGTTGGTCCTTGCGGAAGGAGGGGCTGCCTGTGAACAACGTGTTCCAGCAGATCTCACCCGTGG TTGGCGACAAACAGCCCATGATTCTGAAGTGGCGGATCCTGTCCGCCACCAACGACCTGGACCGCGTGTCTGCCGTGGCGCTGCCTAAGCTGCCCATCTCGCTCACCAACACTGACCTGAAGGTGGCCAGCGACACCCAGTTCTACCCCGGCCTCG GGCTGGCCCTGGCCTTTCACGACGGCAGCGTCCACATCGTGCACCGGCTGTCGCTGCAGAGCATGGCTGTCTTCTACAGCTCAGCGGCCCCACGCGCCGCGGACGAGCCGGCCATCAAGCGCCCACGGACCGCCGGCCCCGCCGTCCACTTCAAGGCCATGCAGCTCTCCTGGACCTCTCTGGCCCTGGTCGGCATCGACAACCACGGGAAG CTGAGCATGCTCCGCATCTCGCCGTCCATGGGCCACACGCTGGACGTGAGCCTGGCCCTGCGGCACCTGCTCTTCCTGCTGGAGTACTGCATGGTGACCGGCTACGACTGGTGGGACACGCTGCTGCACGTGCAGCCCGGCATGGTGCAGAGCCTGGTGGAGAAGCTGCACGAGGAGTACACGCGCCAGAACGCGGCCCTGCAGCAG GTCCTGTCCACCCGGATCCTGGCCATGAAGGCCTCCCTGTGCAAGCTGTCGCCCTGCACGGTGGCCCGCGTGTGCGACTATCACGCCAAGCTCTTCCTCGTGGCTGTCAGCTCCACGCTCAAGTCACTCCTGCGCCCTCACTTCCTCAACACACCTGACAAGAGCCCCGGCGACCGGCTGACGGAGGTCTGCACCAAGATCACTGACGCCG ACATCGACAAGGTCATGATCAACCTGAAGACGGAGGAGTTTGTCCTGGACATGAACACGCTCCAGGCGCTGCAGCAGCTGCTGCAGTGGGTGGGGGACTTCGTGCTCTACTTATTGGCCAGCCTGCCCAACCAG GGCTCCCCGCTGCGGCCGGGACACAGCTTCCTGCGGGACGGCACCTCGCTGGGCATGCTGCGCGAGCTGATGGTGGTCATCCGCATCTGGGGTCTGCTGAAGCCCAGCTGCCTGCCCGTGTACACGGCCACCTCGGACACCCAGGATAGCATGTCCCTGCTCTTCCGCCTGCTGACCAAGCTCTGGATCTGCT GCCGTGACGAGGGCCCCACGAGCGAGCCGGACGAAGCGCTTGTGGACGAGTGCTGCCTGCTGCCCAGCCAGCTGCTCATTCCCAGCCTGGACTGGCTCCCCGTCAGCGACGGGCTGGtcagccgcctgcagcccaagcaGCCCCTGCGCCTGCACTTCGGCAAGGCGCCCACTCTGCCCACCAGCGCCAGCACCCTGCAGCTGGACGGCCTCATCAG GGCGCCAGGCCAGCCCAAGATCGACCACCTACGGAGGCTGCACCTGGGCGCCTACCCCACAGAAGAGTGCAAGACCTGCACCAG GTGCGGCTGCGTCACCATGCTCAGGTCGCCCAATAAGACGACGGCCGTCAAGCAGTGGGAACAGAGGTGGATCAAGAACTGCGTGTGTGGGGGTCTCTGGCGGCGGGTGCCCCTCAGCTACCCTTGA
- the CFD gene encoding complement factor D isoform X1 → MAPRLGPVPLVPLVLLGAALCGEWTWAQGTGRAGSRGGEARLHLDGGSAPEGLPEAGAPGPSSAHAGPTQDAAPRAELALSPEAPRGARAWPRPPSPAPRLPLPPAAAQPRGRILGGSEAESHARPYMASVQVDGKHVCGGFLVSERWVLSAAHCLEDVADGKVRVLLGAHSLSQPEPSKRWYDVLRAVPHPDSRRDTIEHDLLLLQLSEDAELGPAVQPLRWQREDRDVAAGTRCDVAGWGVVSHTGRRPDRLQHLILPVLDRATCNLRTYHDGTITERMMCAESNRRDSCKGDSGGPLVCGGVAEAVVTSGSRVCGNRKKPGIYTRVASYAAWIDGVMAGGAAA, encoded by the exons ATGGCCCCCCGCCTCGGCCCGGTGCCCCTGGTGCCCCTGGTGCTGCTAGGAGCCGCCCTGTGTGGTGAGTGGACCTGGGCCCAGGGGACCGGGCGGGCGGGCAGCCGGGGAGGGGAGGCGCGGCTCCACCTGGACGGGGGCTCTGCACCCGAGGGACTCCCCGAGGCGGGAGCGCCAGGGCCGAGCTCTGCCCACGCGGGGCCCACGCAGGACGCAGCCCCGCGGGCCGAGCTCGCGCTGAGCCCGGAGGCGCCGCGTGGGGCGCGGGCTTGGCCCAGACCCCCGTCAcccgccccccgcctgcccctcccccccgcagccGCGCAGCCTCGTGGGCGCATCCTGGGCGGGAGCGAGGCCGAGTCCCACGCGCGGCCCTACATGGCGTCGGTGCAGGTGGACGGCAAGCACGTGTGCGGCGGCTTCCTGGTGTCGGAGCGCTGGGTGCTGAGCGCGGCGCACTGCCTGGAGGACGT GGCCGACGGGAAGGTGCGGGTGCTCCTGGGCGCGCACTCCCTGTCGCAGCCGGAGCCGTCCAAGCGCTGGTACGACGTGCTGCGGGCGGTGCCCCACCCCGACAGCCGGCGCGACACCATCGAGCACGACCTCCTCCTGCTGCAG CTGTCCGAGGACGCCGAGCTGGGCCCCGCCGTGCAGCCCCTGCGCTGGCAGCGCGAGGACCGCGACGTGGCGGCCGGGACGCGCTGCGACGTGGCGGGCTGGGGCGTGGTCAGCCACACGGGCCGCCGGCCCGACCGCCTGCAGCACCTGATCCTGCCGGTGCTCGACCGCGCCACCTGCAACCTGCGCACGTACCACGACGGCACCATCACGGAGCGCATGATGTGCGCGGAGAGCAACCGCCGGGACAGCTGCAAG GGCGACTCCGGGGGCCCGCTGGTGTGCGGCGGCGTGGCCGAGGCCGTGGTCACCTCGGGCTCGCGCGTGTGCGGCAACCGCAAGAAGCCCGGCATCTACACGCGCGTGGCGAGCTACGCGGCCTGGATCGACGGCGTGATGGCCGGGGGCGCGGCCGCCTGA
- the CFD gene encoding complement factor D isoform X2, with amino-acid sequence MAPRLGPVPLVPLVLLGAALCAAQPRGRILGGSEAESHARPYMASVQVDGKHVCGGFLVSERWVLSAAHCLEDVADGKVRVLLGAHSLSQPEPSKRWYDVLRAVPHPDSRRDTIEHDLLLLQLSEDAELGPAVQPLRWQREDRDVAAGTRCDVAGWGVVSHTGRRPDRLQHLILPVLDRATCNLRTYHDGTITERMMCAESNRRDSCKGDSGGPLVCGGVAEAVVTSGSRVCGNRKKPGIYTRVASYAAWIDGVMAGGAAA; translated from the exons ATGGCCCCCCGCCTCGGCCCGGTGCCCCTGGTGCCCCTGGTGCTGCTAGGAGCCGCCCTGTGTG ccGCGCAGCCTCGTGGGCGCATCCTGGGCGGGAGCGAGGCCGAGTCCCACGCGCGGCCCTACATGGCGTCGGTGCAGGTGGACGGCAAGCACGTGTGCGGCGGCTTCCTGGTGTCGGAGCGCTGGGTGCTGAGCGCGGCGCACTGCCTGGAGGACGT GGCCGACGGGAAGGTGCGGGTGCTCCTGGGCGCGCACTCCCTGTCGCAGCCGGAGCCGTCCAAGCGCTGGTACGACGTGCTGCGGGCGGTGCCCCACCCCGACAGCCGGCGCGACACCATCGAGCACGACCTCCTCCTGCTGCAG CTGTCCGAGGACGCCGAGCTGGGCCCCGCCGTGCAGCCCCTGCGCTGGCAGCGCGAGGACCGCGACGTGGCGGCCGGGACGCGCTGCGACGTGGCGGGCTGGGGCGTGGTCAGCCACACGGGCCGCCGGCCCGACCGCCTGCAGCACCTGATCCTGCCGGTGCTCGACCGCGCCACCTGCAACCTGCGCACGTACCACGACGGCACCATCACGGAGCGCATGATGTGCGCGGAGAGCAACCGCCGGGACAGCTGCAAG GGCGACTCCGGGGGCCCGCTGGTGTGCGGCGGCGTGGCCGAGGCCGTGGTCACCTCGGGCTCGCGCGTGTGCGGCAACCGCAAGAAGCCCGGCATCTACACGCGCGTGGCGAGCTACGCGGCCTGGATCGACGGCGTGATGGCCGGGGGCGCGGCCGCCTGA
- the ELANE gene encoding neutrophil elastase precursor, whose amino-acid sequence MTARRVPAGPALGPLLLLATLLPGPALASEIVGGRPAQPHAWPFMVSLQRRGGHFCGGTLIAPNFVMSAAHCVDGLNFRSVVVVLGAHDLGERESTRQLFAVQRVFENGFDPVRLVNDIVLLQLNGSATINANVQVARLPAQNQGVGNGVQCLAMGWGQLGTAQPPPRILQELNVTVVTTLCRRSNVCTLVPRRRAGICFGDSGGPLVCNGLIQGIDSFIRGSCASGFFPDAFAPVAQFVDWINSIIRRPPALPPARPGQQDPERGAARAPPPAPHRPRPTQ is encoded by the exons ATGACCGCCCGCCGAGTGCCCGccggccctgccctgggcccactGCTGCTGCTGGCCACGCTGCTGCCCG GCCCCGCTCTGGCCTCGGAGATCGTGGGTGGCCGCCCGGCCCAGCCCCATGCATGGCCCTTCATGGTGTCCCTGCAGCGGCGTGGAGGTCACTTCTGTGGTGGGACCCTCATCGCCCCCAACTTCGTCATGTCGGCGGCCCACTGCGTGGATGGCTT GAACTTCCGGtcagtggtggtggtgctgggggcGCATGACCTGGGGGAACGCGAGAGCACCAGGCAGTTGTTCGCCGTCCAGCGGGTCTTTGAAAACGGCTTCGACCCCGTCAGGCTGGTGAATGACATCGTGCTCCTGCAG cTCAACGGCTCGGCCACCATCAACGCCAACGTGCAGGTGGCCAGGCTGCCCGCCCAGAATCAAGGCGTGGGCAACGGCGTGCAGTGCCTGGCCATGGGCTGGGGCCAGCTGGGCACGGCCCAGCCGCCGCCCAGGATCCTGCAGGAGCTCAACGTGACCGTGGTGACCACCCTGTGCCGCCGCTCCAACGTGTGCACGCTGGTGCCACGCCGGCGGGCCGGCATCTGCTTC GGGGACTCCGGGGGGCCCCTGGTCTGCAACGGGCTGATCCAGGGCATCGACTCCTTCATCCGCGGCAGCTGCGCCTCCGGGTTCTTCCCCGACGCCTTCGCCCCCGTCGCTCAGTTCGTGGACTGGATCAACTCCATCatccgccgcccgcccgccctcccgcccgcgcgccccggccAGCAGGACCCCGAACGAGGCGccgcccgcgcgccgccgcccgccccgcatCGCCCGCGTCCCACCCAATAA